Part of the Sorghum bicolor cultivar BTx623 chromosome 1, Sorghum_bicolor_NCBIv3, whole genome shotgun sequence genome, TAACAAGGTTAGATGACCATTTCTACTACAAATACTATGTATGAAAGTTTTTTCacccaagtggattgaatgggTTGAAATTTCTACTACGAAGCCAGTGTCTCAATGAATGTAAACTATGAAATTGGCATTTTTTCCAAACAAATAAAGACCTTCATCAAAGAGAACCATTATCTCCACTTTTATTCAACATTATCTTAGGCATGTTAACGATCCTAATCAATAGAGGCAAAGAAGATGAGCAATTAAGTAGAGTGGTGCAATACATACTAAAACTCTTTATGAAAAAAaatatctagagcaagctttgaaGTTTAAACATTAAGTACTTTATGCTTTTGAACAAGCATCGTGTCTTAGAACCAATTCCATAAGAGTGAAGTGTACTTCTTTGGTGGGTCTGGTGATGCCCAGAGCAATATactaaactttttgaatttagaTTTGAAGAATTCCCTATGACATATTTAGAGGAACGAAGATGAGGAGTAGGATTAGAGAAGGGTGGAGGAGGATCGATTTGAGAAAAGTTTAGCAACAGAAGTGTAAACATCTGTCAACAAGGAGCGTTTAACATTAGTAAGTTCAGTGCAGTTAGTAGTCTACCAATGTACATGCATGATGCCTTTGTTGCTATTCAAAGAGGGGTTTCGAAGAAGTTAGTCTACTTCCGCTCTAGGATTTTTGGGCACAGTACCAGGCAAAAGATAATTCGACTCATGAAAAATTGACTTATCAAATGGTTTTAAGTCTCATACATCAGATGGGACGTGACAACAAATAATTTGGAACAAATATCTAGGCTCTAACCTGGCTAGATGCTGGTTACTCTCTAGATCGAGAATCAACACGACTGTCACTGACAACGAGAATTTGTTTACAAACTACTGAAGCATCAGTGTGGTGAACAAAGCACGACTAGACAAGTCCAAATACTACATGCCAGTTTCTCTTCACCAAACAAAACCAATTAATCTGTTACTACAAGGCAGCAGTAGCAGCCACTTGAGGCACAGGCCGGACTGTGGAGACGGGTTTTAGTTATAGTTTAACTGAAGGACTGACTACTGAGCTCGTGCAGGAGACTAGGAACAGTAACCTGCGTATGGGCAGCTGTGGCTCTCTAGCCGCTTCAGCTTCAACGGAGCGCCATCGCCGGCGTCAACGAAAGCTACTCGCCGGGAAACGGACAAAGAAAAACCTGCTGCTTGCGTTTATTAATTAACTTGCAGGCTTGTCCATTTGCAAATAGTTTAGAGGATGCCTGATTGCTTGCGGAGTTGCCGTcgctcaccattgttttcacgtCGATTCCGTCGGATCACGAACGCGGACCAGCTAGTCATTGCGACTGCCGACTGGTGTTTTCAGGTCTGCAGAGTCTTGCAAACACCCCGGTTTTCCACTCGTGTTGCGTCAGAGATTGGACCCGTACCTAGCTAGTTTATCTACCCGTATTGGAATCAGAGACGACGTCGTTATACGTTTATGCCCTGAGGTCCTCGAGCCATGTACGTCCACATCAGACCTCCCGAATTCGCGTACATCAGGCGACATATACAGCATTATTTTCCGACTGAAGGCAATCATGGTCAGAGATGCACGCACGGCACGAGGCAGGCACCTTCACTTGTTTTTCATGTTGGCTATCCCTCTCTGTTCCTGGCGTGTAAAGACGAAAGCTGATTGGGAGACGGAGCAGGACAGGCACGCACGCACTAGTGTTCAAGGAACAAGAACGACACGAGTGCAGGCAGCCTGCAGCCACCAGTTCAAACCGTAAACCCTGACAGTGATCTCGTCACCTCGGAGCTAAGTTAGGCAGAAAGCTAGTATTGTTggttaatttattataaaaaaaacactgctgaataagATTACTGATTAGTGTGCATATAATTTGATCGTTGTAATCACACGATACATATTCTCCGTTCAAGACACGCTAATATTATTCATATTCTACAAGAGAAACTAAGATTCATTCATTTCGATTTTTTTAccagtatttttttttctgaaattaACTCTATAGTTAATCTGCAGTTCCAATATAAAACGATTAAGAGAACCTGGCCCATAGACTAAAATATAAAGTGATTTGCTAGGGACGTGCCAAGCCCAAGCAATAGTGCAACGCTAACACAACACAAGAACCTTAGTAGCAAACTACCATATTAGATTCCATATATAATAGATttcatatataataataaataaaaataatattattGTGAGCACGATGTCCCACGTATCAAATATTAAACCGATAAGAATAGATACTACACTTATAATCTTAGTCAAAATCAAAAGGCCGAGAAAGGTACGTATGAGTTGTATTGTTGCAATACCCCTTGTTTTGTACACGCCTCACCAGCCAGTCACCCTGTGATGCGGTACTAATCAACGTTCCACAGCTGATGTTTATACCTAACTTCTAACTAAGGTTCGTTATTAGCaaccaaaaaaaagaagaagggaAAAACAGGCCACGTTATGACGCCAGGCTCTGCAACCGGCCCATTAAACTATCTCGGCCTGGGCTTCGCGCATAGGCCGAAGGGGCCCGTGGGAGTTGTCCCGAAAACTTGCCGCGGCAGCCATCCCGCCACATCAGGAACTGATCGGAGAGGATCAATAGGCACAATTTGACGCTAGAGCTGTTCGTTGTGATTTATGATTAATTAAAAAAACTGTTGTGATTTAGGCTCTGTTTAGTTCCTAGAAATTTTTAAATTcgactattgtagcactttcatttgtatttgggccctgtttggttctcctcgttaaattttagccaactaaTTTTAGCTATtgggactaaactattttagtttcttttagtcaatgtgtttagaactttagctactaaagtgactaaagtttagttggttaaaatttaacaaggggaaccaaaacatgcccttaataattattgtccaaccatggactaactaggcttaaaagattcatctcataaattaaaaacaaaatgtacacttagttattttttaatatatatttaatattctatgcatgcatcaaagattcgatatgataaaaaatcttgaaaattttgccCGGATGGTTAGCATGCATAGCATAGACTTTAATTTATTTACTATAGACATTGATCATTGTCTACCTAATAGTCACACGAGGGATGAAAATAGACTTAAATAGGCGGAAAACCTCCACTCCGACTCCCGTTTCTATATTTGTTTTGGAGGAAACAATTTGACATAAAAGTCGGGATTACAAACGAGATCAGGATCTAGACATACGGAAACAGACAAATGTGAATGAAAAGGCAAACAAAAGCCAAAAACACTTGAtctatgcatatatatatatatatatatatatatatatatatatatatatatatatatatatatagtgattAGTCTAATGTTTACTTATATGTCATGTGTGTTTACATGTCAATATCCATACACCTTATAgattgaaaacaaaataaaaatatgatgccacGAAAAAAAGGATGAAAAGCCCCCCTCTCTTCCATTCCACATCATGTTCTCATTTTTTCATAGACATGAAAATGGAAGGGATTAGATTAAGAAACAAAAACAGTACATGAAAAAATAGAAAGTGGGACGGAAATTATTATTCGGTCTCTTTTCATCCTCGGTCTCTTAAGAGTGAGACAAGTACCTTTTTTTAGCCTCAAGCCCTCAATACTTTTAAACATAAGTAACCTCTATTTTTTATACCCATAAGTTATAATCCTTCGATGCACACTCCATTCTAACATAAACCATGAACCTAGGCAATTggattataaaaaaaaaaatcttagtaataaatcaaattcaaattcaaataaaaaattcaacTATTGATTTGGTTGGGGGTGTGCCTATAGCCCAAGCAATAGTGCAACACTAGGGTGACACAAGAACCTTAGTAGCAAGCTACCATATTTGATTCTCCCCACAAAAAATAATTTTAATATCATTGTGGGCATATATCCCACATATCAGATATTAAACTGATAAGAACAGATACTACACTTGATCTTAGCCAAAAGGCCGAGAAAGGTATGAGTTGTATTGTCGCAATGCCCCTTGTTTTGTGTACGCCTCACTTGCCATATTTCTATCACCCTACGATGTGGTACTAATCAATATTCCTTAGCTGATGTTTATACTCCTACCTAACTAAGGTTCGCTAGCAAAAACCAGGCCGTGTTATGACGCCAGGCTTCGCAACCGGCCCATTAAACTATCTTGGCCTAGCTGGGCGTCCGGCGCAGCTGGACCGTGTCAGCCCATCCAGCCACATCACAAAACTAGCTATTAGGTGAAGCGTAACTTCAGCAATGCGAGCGTGATCAACATGATTAGAGGGGATCAATAGACAACAAGGACATTTGGCGCTAGATCTGTTCATGATTTGTGCCTGACATCGATTGAACAACCTGGAGATGCGTACGTATAGTACGAGTTTTAAATTATTGTCACAAGTGCTATTTTTCGATCTTTGTCTTGTTTGAGCAGGGTGCATTGCAGTGTAGTATGTACAACAACTGTTTTTACAAAGACATGGACACTGTCGGAGAATATTAATGAGAATGAGTCACAGTAGAGGCGCAACAACAGAAGCACCCTGCATTGGAAGACAGCCAAGCAAGGGTACAGAATGAAAAGGATTAGTATTTGGGACCACAGTCATCCAACGACCATCCATTTTCGGATTTTCCCGGACCACAGAAGCACAAGTCATCATCTTCTGCTGAGAGGCAACAGAGAGGACATGCAACCGTAGCCAGCctcctactccctccattccaaattgaagTCATTCCATGAATTTTGgaaagtcaaacttttctaagtttgaccaaatttatattataaaataattattattatgatactaattaagtatcattagattctttcttaattatattttcatagtatattcactttatgttacaaactttagtatttttctctataattttggtcaaacgtgaaaatgctttgactctccaagatttttgaaatgacttacaatttgggatggagggagtacaatttTATCTAAGTGAAATAATACACCGTGGTTCATAATTTttctctctccatattttccatGTAGGTAGGAATACATAAACTTTCAAAGTGATAATctagatattttttttattttcaaatgGTTTGTTCGAAGTGAGAATTCAGATCCATCATGAGTGCAAGTCGGGTTGTCTGTAAACCTATAAATAGATTTTGTTACCAATATAATCAAACCTATTTAACGTTCACGGACAACCTACCACCATGTATCCCTAAGGTTTATGATTAGATATAGAGTAAACTTAAAATTTAACTACTTAAAAAGAAGTTAAAGGCCTCGGGTGATCACTTGAGAGCTCATAGATGTAAATTATAACGCAAGAATAATTATAATCCACGACAAATTTTGATCTTTTATCATCGTAGTCTTTTACTTTTCTTTGGGTCTAACACTCATGTCGTTTGGAAACTCAAATCCAATCTTGGATTTTTCCTAGGACCAATGATCTATAGAAATGTCATTTGAATAAGCCACTTAAGTCTTTATGGGCTATTTTTCAATCCCTGAGTTTGCCCTCACCTTCTTCCGGATTAAGCATCTCCACTAGATTTCTTGTCTGTTCTTCTATCCCTAAAATCTTGGAATACAAGATATTAGGTTGCGCCTATAGAAGATCTCACAAGATTGCGCCTATAGAAGACCTCACATAGGATATCCTTTTGCTGTAATTTTTGAGACAAATTAAAGTCCACCTCCTCTCTCATGAAGAAAGGAGACATCGTGATATCTCCTATCGGTGACTCCTAGCAAAAACTTATGTGCACGGCCCCACGATAGTGCCTTGCGTTGTTTCCTACGAATTCACCATAGTCGCGCCACTAGACATTGGGCGCCCAAGGCCGGGCCTCGCCACCGCTTTGCCAAGCACCCATGGATGGCCCTCGTGTCACTGTTTGTCATGCTCCGAAGTTCATGCCGCCGCCTGAGCTCCTGAGATCAAGCCTAGCACGGCCACCCATTATTCAGGGTGTGAGCGTGCCCAGCCCGTTCATGCCACAGAGAAGTATGGTGAGCCATGAAAAAGTATTGTGTATGGAGGAAGATATATTGAAAAATGGATTTGGCCATGACACGTCACACGTGGATACCAGCGGTAGGAATGAATATAAGGGATGAATTTTGAGTCATATGTTGTAGCATTATACTTTTATATTACTGAAATTGATTTTATAGTTTTGAGTCATGCTCTTGTTCTTTCTTAGGAAGGATCTTATGTTTCTTTCCTTCCACAGAGTCTAGATACTAGGTATGGCAAGGGCACAAGTACATTAATTTTAAGGGGTGACAAGAACCATCGCATCCGATCCAGGCTCTGAGGAACACAAAGTACTAAAACATAAAATATCTGTCACGCTAGCGCAAAAACTATGTAAGCTCATCGGAAATAATCCCGCTGGCATGTGAACGAACCCAAGGTGTTGAGAATTCTATCGGTAGCAGGCATGCAGGGTGGTGTAATTCAACAACCaacaataaataaattaaaaataacGCCCGTCCTCGCGCTCGTTAGTTAGATAATAAATTCACCATACGCACACTGTCACAGCCGAACTGCCCAGCTCAATAGATATATTTTCAGACGTGGAATATCAGGTGATATTTTTTTCTGCCCGTGTTGCGCCCCTAGTCCCTCCCTTCGCACACGCAACGCCACGATATCaacaaaaaatctacaaaatctTTTAAAGAAATGAAAGGCACGGGATCTACAAAGATTCACCACGCACGAACACGCAAAatactagtactagtagtatatatgctgtatcatcatatcatcgAAGCTTTACGGAGCCTAAGCTTCGGCCACACTAGGGACGACACGTGTGTACGGACACGCGTTACATGGCACATCACTCACTGCTGAGCACTCAGCTCAGTGGACGGCTTCTTACTGGGCACGTGACGACGGCTGTCGTCGCCGACGTCCTCGTCGTCCGCGTCTTTTCCGAAGAGCTTCACGGTGTCCTCCAGGCTCTTGCCCATCGTCTCCGGCAGGAAGAAGTACATGAACACCCACCCTGCGGTGGCGATGCAGGCGTAGAGGTAGAAGCTGCCGGCGATGGTGATGGTGTTGGAGAGCGATAGGAAGGACATGGTGGTGGCGCCGCTCATGATCCGGTTGAGCCCCGTGCCGATGGCGGCGGCCTGCGCGCGCAGCCGCAGCGGGTAGATCTCGGAGCAGTAgacccaggcgacggggcccaGCCCTGACGCGAACGACGCCACGAACGACAGCATGGCGGCGATGCTCACCGCGCCCAGCGCCGCGGCCTCCCCCTCGGGGCGCCGGTCCATCATGTGCAGCGACGTGGCCAGCGTGAAGAGGAAGATGGCCATCCCGCCGCCGCTCGCCAGCAGCAGCGGCCGCCGGCCGATGCGGTCCAGGAGCAGCGTCGAGATGGGTATGAAGAAGGTCTTGCACGCGCCGACCGCCATGGACGCGCCCAGCGAGTTGGTCTTGGACTTGATGCCCGCCCGCTCGAACACCCGCGGGCTGTACATGACCACGCAGTCCACGCCCGTGGCCTGCTGGATGAACATGAGCCCCAGCCCGGCCATGAGCATGCGGCGCACGGGGCGGGAAGGGTTGATGAGCAGCTCCTTCCACACCCCACCACCGTCGTGGCGCGAGCCCTTGTTGTTGGCGCGGACGATGGCGGccacgtcgtcggcgtcggagaCACCCTCGGGGATGCCGACCACCTTCTTGATGTCGAGCAGGCGCTCCTCGGCCTCGGCGGGGGAGTCGGAGGTCTTCTGCAGCACGCGGCGCGCGTCGTCGATGCGTCCCCGCATGACGAGCCAGCGTGGCGACTCCGGCATGGCGAGGACGGCGACGCCCAGGAAGACGGGCGGCACGGCGCCGACCAGGAACATGGCGCGCCAGCTGAGGTGCACGGGCAGGCGCGCGAAGGCGAAGTTGGAGACGTACCCGAGGAGGATGCCGAAGTTGTTGAACACCTCCGGGAAGGAGGTGAGGAAGCCGCGCGCCGAGGTGGGCGCCACCTCGGCGGTGTACACGGGGGCGATCATGAGCGCGAAGCCGACGCCGATGCCGGCAACGAAGCGGCCCACCATGAGGAGCCCGTAGTCCGGGGCCAGGCCCATGAGCAGCGCGCCCGTGAAGAAGATGGCGGCCGCCAGCACCATGGTGTAGCGGCGACCGAGCCAGTCGGAGGTGAAGCCCGCGGCGAGGGAGCCGAACAGCGAGTAGATGTTGATGACGCCGGCGAGAATCTCGATCTGCGTGTCCGTGATCTTGAGGTCCTCCTTCATGAACAGCTGCGCGCCGCTCATCACCGAGATGTCTGCTCGATCATATCATTGGCCGACCAACGAAGAACAGCTGCTGTGTTAGTTACGTGCAGTGCATGCTTGCATGGTGAACGAATTGAACGCAGCTTGGACGCGCGCGGGGCGGAATGAAATGCACGTCCGTGCTGGAACAATGGAACCTACCATAGCCGAGGAGGACGGAGTTCATGGAGGCGAGCAGGGCGCAGGCGAAGGCGTACTTGTTGATGGGCGGGCGCTTCGCCGGCGCCACGGCGACCGCGACGGCGTCCGTGCTCGTGCTCATGGTGGCCAAGAGTGTCGGTGGTGGTGTAGATCTACCCCGATCGCAAGCGTGTTTCTGTCAGTTTGGCACTAGCTTCGTTCTCTGTACCGGCCGTACGTGTCCTGGCGTGCCGGCCGGACTCTGGCGGTTCTCTCCCCGATTATTGGTGTACCAGCAGCGAATGCCGGAGTCACCGTGTCCCTCTCACTCCACTCCTCACTCGTCCTAGCTACgtgaggcaggcaggcaggcaggccgaGTGGTCCGTGCGTGGTGTCTGGCTCTGCAGGCTGGCTAGTCCTTTGGCCTTGTTATATAGGGAGCATCCGTGACTCTGTACAAAAAGAAGAGTGGAGGGCGATCAGTGGACGCTCACTGTCCCGGCAGATCACGTGCTCTGCTCGTGTAGGGGTACAAATGGCCTGTACTTCTCCTGTTCTCTTTGGTGAGCACTGAAGTATACGATGGCAGGTGGCACACTATGTTTGGACAACGCTGGTCCCAGAAATTCAGAGAGACAGGTCGAATCCAGTCATGGCCTTGACCGAGTCAACTGTACGGAACGTGAACGACTGTATTATTGCTATAGGGAAGGGAAACTCTAGGCTCCATTAGCTTATCTTATAAGTTGTATTTAATGTTTTCCAAGCAAGCGGATAGGCTCGCAGGCATCTAGCACAGGAGGTCGtttctaaggccagtctcagtggaagtttcaccaggatgtcatgcacatttattagagcgccatgtcagcaaaactgtatttttttttgcatgaaacgaagaggagagagaaggaagtagtttcaccatagtGAAACTCtgctggcgttgtttcccacgcggtgaaacaggatgaaatccccactgaggactaaatcgtttcaccatcttgcatgtgatccgatcattttgcagtaattaaatgctttgcccaacctaggaaacatcaaggtgaaactcatgcattgtggaggttgtttctgTTAAGATATGTATAAGACTTTGAGTTGTATACGACATGGCTTCGTTGTATGTAATCTAGAATAGACTTGTACGACAAGTAGATACACGGGATCTACTCGATCTCTTATCAGATGTAATTTCTTTCTTGATGTACAAGCCACCAGGGGGCGTTTCCCTGACTATATAAACACGGAGCCGAGGTACAGAGATGTCACCTCGTTCTAGTCTATTTTACATGGTATTCAGAGCTTGACTCCTAACGGATCTGATCCATGGCTGCCTCTTCATCCTCTGGTGTGTTTACATCCCAGCAGATAGGGTTTATACCCGTGAGCGAGAAACTTGCGAGGAACAACTACTCCATGTGGCGCCTTCAAGTTATGTTGGCGATTCGCGGTGCTCAACTCGACGAGTACATCCTGCCGACCGCCAAGCCTCCGGAGATGTTCCTGACGCCATTGAAGCCAGACGGCACAGCTGATGAGAAGAAGCAGCCGGTTCCCAACCCGGCGTATGCTACTTGGATCTCCAAGGAGCAAACGGTGCTGAACTTTCTTCTGTCTTCTCTCTCAAAAGAGATCTTCTCCCAGATTactgcatcggcagattcagcgGCAAAGGCGTGGGCCGCGATTGAAGCACTCTTCGCTTCTCAGTCCAGGGCGCGTGTTATTAGCACTCGCATGGCCCTAACTACGGCAACAAAGGGGTCGTCTACGATCTCTGAATATTTTACGAAGATCAAGGCTCTTGCAGACGAGATGGCGTCTGCAGGAAGGAAGCTGGAAGATGATGAGCTAGTCTCGTATATCCTGACTGGTCTCGACCTCGATTATGACCCGGTGGTGTCAGCCGTCGCTGCCAGGGTGGAACCAATCTCTGTTGGGGAGCTTTTCACCCAACTGACCAGCTTTGAGCAGCGGATGGAGCTGCGCGGCAACGGTAACAATCCCTCGGCGAATATGGCTGCCAAGGGTGGTCGCGGTGGCAACAACAGCAACAACTCTCGCGGCCGTGGTACTGGTGGCCGTGGGGGCTTTGTTCGTGGAGGCCGTGGACGTGGCGGTGGAGGTCGTGGAAGCGGCTTCCTCCAAGGAGTAGTCTGCCAGCTTTGCGGCAAGGAGGGGCACACTGTCGTCAAGTGCTTCAAGAGGTTCGACACCTCTTTCACCGGTCCTCCACAGAAGAGTGCATCTACAGCTACAACCTCGTCATATGGAGTGGATACCAATTGGTATGTCGACTCCGGTGCTACTGACCACGTGACAAGTGAACTTGAGAGGCTCACAGTTCGGGACAAATATGGAGGCCATGATCAAGTGCATTCGGCAAGTGGTGCAGGTATGGAGATTGATTACATTGGTTCTAGTATTTTGCGTACCCCTACTAGTAAAATCCATCTAAACAAAATCTTGCATGTTCCCAAAGCCACAAAAAATCTTTTATCTGTTCATCGCCTTGCACGTGATAATAATGCCTTCCTAGAATTTCATCCAAATTATTTTTCTATCAAGGAGCAGGGCacgaggaagactcttctcagAGGCAGATGTGAAAGGGGGCTTTATCCTTTGAAGCTGAGTCCATGCAAGTCGAGTCAAAATAAGCAAGTTCTTGGTACTAGTATGAAACCGTCGATCTCCTTGTGGCATCACAGATTAGGTCATGCTTCAACTCCTATAGTGAAGCAAGTTTTAAGTCGTCATGGTCTTCCCTTTGTTAGTGAtgagtcaaataaaaatatggtGTGTGATGCGTGTCAACAGGGCAAAAGCCATCAGCTACCCTATCCCAAGTCAACTAGTGTATCAACTAGTCCTTTGGATCTTATATTCTCTGATGTATGGGGCCCTGCTCCTTCCTCTGTTGGACGCAAAACTTATTATGTGAGTTTTATTGATGATCATAGCAAATTCACTTGGGTTTATTTTCTTCGGCATAAATCTGAAGTGTTCCAACGTTTCCATGATTTCCAACAGCTTGTAGAAAGACAATTCAATAGAAAAATTCTAGCTGTACAAACTGATTGGGGTGGTGAATACCAATCACTCAATTCCTTTT contains:
- the LOC8054251 gene encoding putative polyol transporter 1, coding for MSTSTDAVAVAVAPAKRPPINKYAFACALLASMNSVLLGYDISVMSGAQLFMKEDLKITDTQIEILAGVINIYSLFGSLAAGFTSDWLGRRYTMVLAAAIFFTGALLMGLAPDYGLLMVGRFVAGIGVGFALMIAPVYTAEVAPTSARGFLTSFPEVFNNFGILLGYVSNFAFARLPVHLSWRAMFLVGAVPPVFLGVAVLAMPESPRWLVMRGRIDDARRVLQKTSDSPAEAEERLLDIKKVVGIPEGVSDADDVAAIVRANNKGSRHDGGGVWKELLINPSRPVRRMLMAGLGLMFIQQATGVDCVVMYSPRVFERAGIKSKTNSLGASMAVGACKTFFIPISTLLLDRIGRRPLLLASGGGMAIFLFTLATSLHMMDRRPEGEAAALGAVSIAAMLSFVASFASGLGPVAWVYCSEIYPLRLRAQAAAIGTGLNRIMSGATTMSFLSLSNTITIAGSFYLYACIATAGWVFMYFFLPETMGKSLEDTVKLFGKDADDEDVGDDSRRHVPSKKPSTELSAQQ
- the LOC110431747 gene encoding uncharacterized protein LOC110431747, with translation MAASSSSGVFTSQQIGFIPVSEKLARNNYSMWRLQVMLAIRGAQLDEYILPTAKPPEMFLTPLKPDGTADEKKQPVPNPAYATWISKEQTVLNFLLSSLSKEIFSQITASADSAAKAWAAIEALFASQSRARVISTRMALTTATKGSSTISEYFTKIKALADEMASAGRKLEDDELVSYILTGLDLDYDPVVSAVAARVEPISVGELFTQLTSFEQRMELRGNGNNPSANMAAKGGRGGNNSNNSRGRGTGGRGGFVRGGRGRGGGGRGSGFLQGVVCQLCGKEGHTVVKCFKRFDTSFTGPPQKSASTATTSSYGVDTNWYVDSGATDHVTSELERLTVRDKYGGHDQVHSASGAGHEEDSSQRQM